The genome window AGAAAAGGAGAATTAACCTATGGACATCAGTTCCATCATGGGCGCCCAAGTAAGTCAACTGCAGCAAACCGTTGGCCTGAGTATGCTGAAAATGACGCAGGCCACTCAAGCGGCAGGGGCGATGGTTATGCTGCAGGATTTTGCGAATGCACAAGT of Brevibacillus choshinensis contains these proteins:
- a CDS encoding putative motility protein; this translates as MDISSIMGAQVSQLQQTVGLSMLKMTQATQAAGAMVMLQDFANAQVSAQAPHPTLGKQIDISV